One genomic window of Anthonomus grandis grandis chromosome 3, icAntGran1.3, whole genome shotgun sequence includes the following:
- the LOC126734243 gene encoding uncharacterized protein LOC126734243: MYPRKHVRRCALFCGFSALLVVLGIVIICFRTFIYKSILSKIFVLNPGSYIYDVWRKNPIPMSLDLYLFNWTNPEDVLNGTSKPILQELGPYSFDETKEKVNLTWNSNNTVSFYHLKKWWFNSERSNGTLHDPVTSVNPIALSTALAAKSWHAVIKRGINIFFRSLDVNVYGTHTAGECLFDGYKDPLLSMANHLPVQLSNAPNYDKFGWFYTRNNSEKFEGQFNMDTGHTGQLGELYSWKFMNQTPYFSNKCGKVGGSAGEFFPSDLRKESLIKFFSADLCRFVQLEFEKEVIVSGVVGYKYTAQDRFLDNGTKIPENKCFCGNEQCQPYGVLDISACRYGSPAYVSLPHFNKADPYYTSLLEGVKPVKDRHDFFMIFEPKTGLPLQVSARLQVNLLMQSVPGVGVFSKVPRVYMPILWFEQNVLIPEDLIFYLRILSNFENICLAVGIICILSSILLESCYCYRICTTKVINRKQHVITRGDPIEEIPLKHKEKNGFLTKTKNGCLRQCGEVSMLICGICLTAMGLGIFLFLENIYDLIINDALKFTNNSEAFKAWKSSDPPLDLDLYLFNWTNVDKVLDPNVKPHFEECGPYRVKEVTEKTNLIWNSNNTITYQKKKIYFYDDDYSPKKLNEVIKTINPVALTVAYKARELWAGAKLTVSFMLAAKLGTDISITTTARKIILDGYEDKILDSLSSIPVININKKFGYFHGRNNTVAKGTYSMYTKNDENFGKQMEWDYKNTTNFYEGRCNEIKGSATEFYPLNIKKSEKLVFYSPELCKYAELEFVREETIKGVLGYRFSANNIFDNGTLYPENRCFCGEHCYPSGVLDVSKCRDNSPTFLSFPHFYAADPYYTNLISGMKPDAKKHEFYLIIEPKTGIIMNLQANMQVNMLLQPINRIRLFSKVPKIFVPMFYFSQFVDLDDNLAANLKLLQRLPDLLNYVSLICIGLGLIVIVWGACVIFKVCKPKAPKQKSFEEEFMEEIPINEKNVKICR, encoded by the exons AAATGG AACATCTAAACCAATTTTACAAGAACTAGGCCCTTACTCCTTCGATGAAACCaaagaaaaagtcaatttaACATGGAACTCAAATAACACTGTCTCCTTCTACCATTTGAAGAAGTGGTGGTTTAACTCAGAAAGAAGCAACGGCACTCTGCATGATCCAGTGACGTCCGTTAACCCTATTGCTTTG TCCACTGCTCTGGCAGCAAAATCCTGGCACGCAGTAATCAAGAGAGgcatcaatatattttttcgaTCACTAGATGTTAATGTCTATGGCACCCATACAGCAGGAGAATGTTTGTTTGAtg GATACAAGGATCCGTTGCTTAGTATGGCTAACCATCTACCTGTTCAGTTGAGCAATGCGCCCAATTATGATAAATTTGGGTGGTTTTATACA agaaacAACTCAGAAAAATTCGAAGGCCAATTTAACATGGACACTGGACACACGGGCCAACTGGGAGAACTATACTCCTGGAAGTTTATGAACCAAACCCCATATTTCTCAAATAAATGTGGAAAAGTGGGTGGATCGGCGGGTGAATTCTTCCCATCCGACCTAAGAAAGGAAAGTctaataaaattcttttctgCTGACTTATGCAGATTCGTTCAGTTAGAATTTGAAAAGGAAGTCATTGTCAGTGGAGTTGTGGGGTATAAATATACTGCTCAGGACAGATTTCTGGATAATG GTACAAAAATTCCGGAAAACAAATGTTTTTGTGGTAATGAACAATGTCAGCCATATGGCGTTTTGGATATCTCAGCGTGCAGATATGGCTCTCCAGCGTATGTTTCACTACCTCATTTTAATAAGGCTGATCCGTACTATACCAGTTTGTTAGAGGGTGTGAAGCCAGTAAAAGATAGGCATGATTTCTTTATGATTTTTGAGCCG AAAACTGGTTTGCCTTTGCAAGTGTCTGCACGTCTGCAAGTGAATCTTCTTATGCAATCGGTGCCAGGTGTTGG CGTATTCTCCAAAGTACCAAGAGTCTACATGCCAATCCTTTGGTTTGAACAAAACGTACTCATTCCTGAGGACTTGATCTTCTACCTCAGAATCCTCagcaattttgaaaatatttgccTGGCAGTCGGCATAATTTGCATCCTCTCATCTATACTGTTGGAAAGTTGTTACTGTTACAGAATATGTACTACAAAAGTAATTAATAGGAAGCAACATGTGATAACCAGAGGGGATCCTATCGAGGAGATTCCTTTGAAGCATaaagagaaaaatggattttt gacaaaaacaaaaaatggttgTCTTAGACAGTGCGGTGAAGTAAGCATGCTAATATGCGGCATATGCCTTACTGCCATGGGActgggaatatttttatttttggagaaTATCTATGACCTAATTATAAATGACGCCTTGAAATTTACAAACAACTCGG AGGCATTTAAGGCGTGGAAAAGCAGTGATCCTCCGTTGGACTTggacctttatttatttaattggacCAACGTTGATAAAGTATTGGATCCGAATGTAAAGCCTCATTTTGAAGAATGTGGGCCATACAG ggtGAAAGAAGTAACAgaaaaaaccaatttaatatGGAACAGCAATAACACCATAACataccaaaaaaagaaaatttacttttacgACGACGACTACAGCCCCAAGAAGCTCAATGAGGTCATCAAAACCATCAATCCAGTAGCATTA acAGTAGCGTATAAAGCAAGAGAACTATGGGCCGGTGCAAAACTAACAGTATCCTTTATGCTGGCGGCAAAGTTGGGTACAGATATAAGTATAACCACCACAGCAAGAAAAATTATCCTTGACGGCTATGAAGATAAAATTCTCGATTCTCTAAGCTCGATTCCTGtcattaatattaacaaaaagttTGGATATTTTCATGGG AGAAACAACACAGTAGCAAAAGGTACTTACAGTATGTACACGAAAAAcgatgaaaattttggaaagcAAATGGAGTGGGACTACAAAAACACCACAAACTTCTATGAAGGCCGTTGCAACGAGATCAAAGGTTCCGCCACCGAGTTTTATCCTTTGAACATAAAGAAATCGGAAAAGTTGGTGTTTTATTCGCCTGAGTTGTGCAAATATGCCGAATTGGAGTTTGTGAGGGAAGAAACGATTAAAGGAGTACTAGGGTATAGATTTAgtgctaataatatttttgataatg gTACTCTTTATCCAGAAAACCGCTGCTTTTGTGGCGAACATTGTTACCCTTCTGGTGTACTTGACGTCTCAAAATGCAGGGATAACTCACCAACTTTTCTCTCGTTTCCACACTTTTACGCAGCAGATCCTTACTACACAAATCTTATCAGTGGAATGAAACCTGATGCAAAGAAACACGAGTTCTATCTTATCATTGAACCA AAAACAGGTATAATAATGAATCTTCAAGCCAACATGCAGGTGAACATGCTTCTTCAGCCGATAAATAGAATTCG GCTGTTCAGTAAAGTTCCCAAGATATTCGTTCCGATGTTCTACTTTTCCCAATTTGTAGACCTGGATGACAATTTGGCCGCCAACCTGAAGTTACTTCAAAGGTTGCCAGACTTATTGAATTATGTTTCCCTAATTTGCATTGGTTTAGGGCTAATAGTAATTGTATGGGGGGCGTGTGTAATTTTTAAAGTCTGTAAGCCCAAAGCCCCTAAGCAGAAAAGCTTTGAGGAAGAGTTTATGGAGGAGATTCCTATTAatgagaaaaatgttaaaatatgtcGATAG